attgattttaaatcaaCGCCATCAACGTAAATTTGACCAGTTTCAATATCAACCAAACGAAATAATGTTTGAAATAAACTGGATTTTCCTGAACCAGTACGGCCAATAATGGCCACATGTTCACCGGCACcgatttcaaatgaaacatttttcaatactAATGGTAAATCATTTCGATAACGCATCGATACATTGTTGAAACGAATATTTCCTTCGCTAGGCCATGATACATCCCATATTTGTGGATTGTCATCACTGTAATTTTCTTCCTTATAATCATGAAGTTTTTCAACAAGTTTTCGAATCCTTTCAATGGAAATTAAATCCAACTCTGTTTGTGTGAATGCTTGAAATGCACCATTCAATAGATTtgtcaatgacaatgaataaaCTAGTGACAATCCAATTAAActtgaattaattgattgttgtcgattataataatgaatataaacaGCAATAAATGCAACTGAACAAGTGATTATGGCACCAATCATTTGTAAACGAAGATTTAGCCATTGTTGAATGGCATTGATTGCATATTGAACACGATTataaatgttgattttttcataaaattcatttttaaatctaaaaattttcaatggaaagaaaatggaaaaaattcaattaacaaAACCGAATCgtcgatgaaatgaaattcatataCCTATTGTTTTGCCTGTATGAACGAATAATTGTCAATCCTTGTATGGTATCATCCAACTATCAAaatagaattgaaattagcataaaatttacatataatcaaattttaccTGTGAATAAATTGGTGATAATGTTGTGGCAGAAATTCGTTTCAATTCACGTGATGTTTTACGATAATATTCTTGTATCATATAATATGGTATTGTAAGCACAATGAATACGATGCTAATCCATGGCATACCATAAATGGTTACGAATAAAccaattaataatgatgataattgtgctagaaatatattcaatgtaAATGGTAatgcatcatcaacattgaacatGTCGGATGAAAAACGATTGATAAGAATGCCAAATGAAACAAGatcaaacaataatgttgatgtttggaATAATGATTCTAATAATTGATCATGAACATTGATAGCAGCTTGAACGCCACCATATGCGAATAAAAATGCACGAATTAATGTTATGATTGAATTGCCAATACCAATCgctatgaatatgaaaagaTAAAACATTGTGGATGATGAGCCATtggattgttgttcattttgtttggtcGATGATGTCCATATTGAAAGCCAAAAATCCGATGCACTACGTGTAATTTgcatcaaacaaattgacacgataatcattgtgaatagaaaataaccaattgaataaatgtagCCAATGTAGACggtgaatttaatttttccatgTTCACGTTCTTCTTctaattcttcattcatttcacattgatcttgttgttgttgaactaccattttttcattatcagtTTCATTTCGATCCGGTTGTTGCGATTGATCCaacatttcatcaaaatcaattaatcgatcAGCAGATAGATATGAATGTGTTATACGACCATTGTCcatataataaatgatgaatgaatctttCAGATATTCAATATGATTTGTGACCAAAATGactgatttatttttcaatatggaaagaaaacatttttgataaatttttctggCCACTTGTTGATCTAAACTGGCAAATGGTTCATCAGCAAggtaaacagaaaaattctgATATAATGCACGTGCTAATGTTATTCGAGATTTTTGTCCACCAGATAAAGTGGCGCCATGATTGCCAACGATAGTTTGATCACCATGAgcaaattgttgaaaatcttCTCGCAATTCACAAGcatcaataatttcattataaaattccatatcgaatgttttaccaaacagaatattcttcCTGATGGTTGTATCTTGAATCCATGGTTCTTGTGATACATAACCAATACCTCGATGTCGACAACATTGATTAATTCGAATTGTGCTGCTGCCACCActaccataatcatcattgattttattcaattcattcaacatgGATTTAATCAATGAAGATTTACCACTACCAACACGACCAGTAATGCCAATAAATTTTCCTTTCACTATTTCGACATTAATGTCTCGAAGTTTAAAactctgctgctgctgctgttcaTCTGAATTCGAATAACTAAATGAACAATTGTTACATTGAAATAATATATTTTCATGTTCATTAATCCATTCAATATCTTCATCTGGATTTTGTTCCGATAATCTATAGAAACGATTTAATCTTCGTAATGATAccaatgattcaatcaaaccATTCAATATCCATGGTAATGCATTCAATGGCATTATTAGCATACCCAATAATGCTAATGTTGTGAAAACTTTACTTGATGTCAATTGATTATCACCATTGAACCAAACATATGTTGTAAATACTAACGATGAAATGATGACCGGTGTTGTGGCCCAAAAATATACACATAATGCATCTAAATATTTTCTATATTTCAgatatttaatttcattcaaacgtAATGATTGAATCCTCGTGAAGAATATCGATTCCCATGCATGAAATTTAATGGTACGAATTCCTTTCAAACATTCACTCATTAATCGTATACGTTTATCTTTCCATAGCATTAATTTTTCGCTTAATTTTTTAATACGATCACAgattaatttattgattggtATCAATATGACTATAAATATAATGGCTGATATAAATACCAATTGTACTTCAGTATAAAGAAGATAAAttgtaataatcaattgtattggtaatgatatgaattgaaataatgatggcaCTAAATTGATTACACGTTCAACATCCGTATTGGCTAGATTCAATATTTGTCCAGtatcaaattgattcatcaattgtGTTTTACGACAAcgtaataatttattataagtcatcattatcaatatggTACGTATTTTCAATGCAATTTTactcatttgaaaattaaaatatgaAATGCATACTGTATTCAATAATGTACAGATTAATAGGCCGGTAGCAAATGTGAAACCACGTGTTGTTTTCGGTACATTTTCGTCATTGTTTTCCAGATATAAAAGTAatcgatttaaaaaaattggaaataaCATGTTCATTGCATCGGCAAATAATTTCAACAGTCCTAACAATAGAAAATGGCcataaaaatgtgaaaaaatataaCGAATTAAtggtcgtttttttcttccgtGATCACAATCAAGATATGCAAGGATCGATGGATTCAATGTGTGTGCTGATAATGATTCGGGCAATTTGAAAAGATCATCacttgaattaatttttcgataatcatcatattgaccTTTTTCAAGTAAAGGAGATacccaaatgaaaaatatttgtgaaattatcgattgatgttCATCAGATTCAAaggattgattattatttagctctacagaatcatcattgatcaataattgttgatcaattgattgtcgttgtcgatcactggtgataataataaagaacaAGATGTGtaaaaaccaacaaacacatgatataaacaaaagaaaCGAAAGTCGATTATCACTGTCATCGAAATAGCTGGTTAAACATTCTGAAATGTGCAATAAAATgaccgaaaacaaaacaaatttcaatggataattttttgatttttgatcatatCGACtggttgaaaattgaaaaccatacacgatgatggtaaaaattttcatcaatgcTGCAAGTTTTacggtgatgatggtaattcgaatattcataataataaacattatgattgaattgcAAATGATTATCACCGCTAAAAGTATTGAtgcaattgaatgaatgcatTTTTGTcgatgtaatgatgatgatgatgaatgatgatttgaattcgtTGTAAAGCTATAGAAACCTAATTGATATgaacaataaatcaataaacaaaaatagatTGGTAGAACAAGAAAtgtttgttgaaaacaatcatctagatgataaatatgattagaatgatgaataatcgattgttgatTAGAATTATTGCAGATAAAATTCagattcattgtttgttattgAGATCcggtgtttgtttttttttcaaaaaaattcatctggattttttttttgttttgtcaacCAGATTCCAATATTGTCGAAAACAAACATATACATGTGCTGTCATCTAGAATTTGTTGTtagaatcagaatcattcACGTGCTCATTTttatgttgattttgatgattcaacaaaatcaaaatggaaaattgtcaaaaatgtGGATCACAACAATTCTGTGAAGAAGAtggttttcattattgtgaATATTGTCAAACACAAAGTCAAGGTTTCGCAAAAGAAGTTGCAACTGAAGAATTTGTTTATGAATTACGTACGAAAGAAATACgtatcaaaaacaataacaacaacaatggaaaacgaaaacgaaaagaacAATCCGATATCAACCGTCGTGGTATTCGTTCATCATGGACAACATTTGAagcattcaataaaatttatattgaatttattagGGATTTTTTCCGAATTATAGACATAAATGGTTTGTCATTTCCATTGGAAATGAAACATCGTTTCATTTCTATTGCAATGCAATTATGGTTTAAATATTTACGTGAAAGTGAAATAGCATTCACCGttgatgaacatcatcatgaatcaaAGATTCGTTTACATCCATTCACAAGATATCGTGATAATTATCTTTTagccaataataatccatcatcatcatcatcatcaatggatgcggatgatgaagaaattattataccatatataaatttacaagcaagaaataaaaacaaatatacaTCCAACCAATCAAGCTATGGTAATCAATATCgttatatgaaaaatgaaaaaagtcaaacttatgaaaattatcgatattttgatgatatggATCCAGAAAACTGTGGCGATCCACGGCAACGTATGCAAGCGAATAGATCGGTTAATTCTTCTCGTATtcgtacaaaaaaaattaatgaattacTGTTAACGAATGGAATATCATCGACAAAATTTGTCTCAAATTCTTCAGATACATTTGttaattttatcaataatcaattatcatcatccaataattcttttcaaaatcaagatcatcatcatcatcgaatatcGATCAAAGATGAaccatcaaatgatgatgatgataaacaattcGCAATGGATGAAGAACAATTcaagaatatgaaaaaagaaacaatgtCAAATAAATCCAAATATATGGATCAACATATAACATTTGATTACTGTAAATtggtgaaaaataaacatcaatCACCATTAGCGAatgatttcatcaacaagcaaaaaattcTAGTCTTTCTTTATATTGTTATACGattgttcaatttcaatatctATCTATCCGATCTGATTCGTTGGTGTACAAATGGTTCAATACGttatatgaatttatttgaaaatttcctaaatgaaaatgaaacaattatgtggatggataaaaatcattttataaGATATCAATATCCTGATTATAAAATTATCCTGATTACATTGCGCAATATGATCATACATTGTAACATTGATTTGGCCACCATTCCATTGCCGAATATTTATTCACTGATTCGTCGTTATATTTATGATCTTAATCTACCAGATGGCCTAATGTTATTGATACGTTATCGATAtggaaattttattgaatattaCGTTCATACATCATTTATACATGCAAATAGCAAGAAAAGTAATTTACCTTATTATGAAATGGTTGCCATTGTTCCAATCATATTGATATTACgtgatttattcaatttaaacacaacaaatgatgaattatcatATTATCAATTTCGTTATTCAAAATTTGCCAATAGATTATTCGTTTGGAATGAATGGCTATATTATTCACGTATACGTTTTAATCTGATCAAAGCATTTAGGCTGAATATGAgattaaaaaatttggacGTTCTCAATCTGAATGAAACactttttcaatcatatcgTATGTGGGAATTTTTTCGTGATATAAAAATTGCCAGTAAACATCCACATGAACGAAATTGTTGTCAAACACGTTTTGAATTACAagaattgtttgaaaaattgaattttagtaatgaaaattttgaatggaaaacacgtataaaacaacaacaacaacaatcgaaaccatcattttatccattgattgatttgacgAAAGAAATTCTTGACCAAattagcaataataatgatcttcataatgttttgaatcaaaattttcgtAATAAATTCATAACACCATAtgtttgtaatgatgattatttcaattttcatcgaaGACGGCCATTAAGATTTCATGATAACTATCGACCATTCTGTCCATATCAACGACAGAATGCacgaacattattatcagatTCTATTCGATTTCTATTcgatatatcatcattcatcaccTGTGTAGATGTTTATGGTTATATTTTTATGTTCAGTAAAGCCGAAAATTTCAGTCAACAAAACTAAATTGctaaataaatgttttttttgtttttattcaatgaataaaaaagaattacaGAATTCAGTAAACATATAAACtacaattttaatcaatcaaattatttttttgtataatcatcagaataatcaaatatttttggataatttcttatctcatcatcagaatattcatcaattgatttatgaACTGGACGTAATTGTCGTATATGATCGGTTATATTCTTCATAATGTGTTCGGGTACATTTTCATCTGGATAAATATGTAGATGTGCAATTAGATCATGTCGTTTTAAGCCAATATTACCACATGCTTTATAGATTGCTTTATACATTATAAGATTTGGATCTTTTTGATGTAATTCATATGCTTGGGTCCATTTTTTACCACCAGAataatgtgaatgatgaaaataataacgataacgCCATTCATCGAATGGCATTGAACAATGTTTAGCATTCATGACGACAACATGATCACCAACATCTTGTTCGGTATCATAAATTGGTTTATGACGTCCATGTAAATATCGTGCTATCATCTGTGCAGCATCGAATACATCCTGTTGTTTTGCATCAAATAACCACCATTGACGGGCGAATACCATCCATTGTTGTACACGTTGATATGGGCTTAAATTgctcatatttttttccgaatttttaatttcgacaaaattcaaatcatcttCATAAAAACATGTGGACAACATACATTTGCCTATTTACACTCAGTAGAGTTCATTCTGGTTTCAATAGCATTCTcgtcatgtgtgtgtgtgttttcagctgaaaaaaatcatttgtttcgaatgtttttacCATAACAATTATTACCGATGGCTAAAGGTGGAAAATCCAAGTAAGTATCGATATTTTAcattaagaaaaaatattcagttattgaattgaatttgtttttttttttgcaaacacCAAGATTTGTAATGGTTCTGTTGGAGAGCCTGATTTCGGGCCATAAAGTTGTGGCCATTCGTCCACGAATCAAAgaagaaattcaaatgttaCGTTATGATCCATAtggtatgtgtgtatgatttttttaaattccaagtaaaaaattattctcatGAAGTAACctaattttccattttttgttgctgctgttgttgttctccCAAATAGTCGAACGTCATGTTGTCTATAaggaaatcaaaaaaatcaaaggaGCTGCTcattaatcaaattcatcgtggcgattttttttgagcattttatttttcttcatttccattattgtagttttgtcaatttgttgttgtataaaatgaaaaaattgaaataaaatttgatgattgaaaagaaaaaaatttttctttgaacaaaaaattattttctaaACATTACGATAGATGTCACTAGTTATCAAATCAGCtgaatgatttttaattattcgattttttttttgtttttgttcaaattatcatcatcatcatcacttatttttgatttctcGGTTTTGTCAATCTTTTCTTGtagatatttttcattttttatttatcatttatccATCACCGTACAAttatttgtctgtttgtgttgtgtgtgtgtgtgcatttaCGCAATGAATAACGACAACAGCGACGATGTTAATATTGTGATcaaacataatgatgatgatgaacaatcatcatcaacaatggcaacaatgttaacaaatgaatttgatcaaataaaaatatccaatacgtcaatgatgaaattatatgaaaatccaaataatctccataatgataatgatgatgatcaactaccagaatcaaattcatcatcgtcgtcatcacaatcatcatcaattgaatatatttgttataaaaatgaaacacaaaTGCCCGATATAATGCGTTTAATACAAAAAGATTTATCTGAACCATATTCAATTTATACATATCGttattttattcacaatTGGCCACAATTATGTTTtcttgtaaatttttttaaattcgattcgatttgttttacaattattatgaaaatttttcatcttttttttctctattgtTAATAATAGGCAATGGATCAGAATGTATGCATTGGAGCAATTGTTTGTAAActtgattataaaaaaagaaaaattctacGTGGTTATATAGCCATGTTGGCTGTGGATGAACGTTATCGTAAACGTAAAATTGGATCGAATCTTGTGCTGAAAGCAATCAATGTTATGATCGAATTGAATGCCGATGAAGTTGTACTTGAAACCGAGGTTACAAATCGTCCAGCATTGATGTTATATGAAAATCTAGGATTTATACGTGATAAACGTCTGTTTCGTTATTATTTAAATGGTGTGGATGCT
This is a stretch of genomic DNA from Dermatophagoides farinae isolate YC_2012a chromosome 2, ASM2471394v1, whole genome shotgun sequence. It encodes these proteins:
- the LOC124494667 gene encoding ATP-binding cassette sub-family C member 10, producing MNLNFICNNSNQQSIIHHSNHIYHLDDCFQQTFLVLPIYFCLLIYCSYQLGFYSFTTNSNHHSSSSSLHRQKCIHSIASILLAVIIICNSIIMFIIMNIRITIITVKLAALMKIFTIIVYGFQFSTSRYDQKSKNYPLKFVLFSVILLHISECLTSYFDDSDNRLSFLLFISCVCWFLHILFFIIITSDRQRQSIDQQLLINDDSVELNNNQSFESDEHQSIISQIFFIWVSPLLEKGQYDDYRKINSSDDLFKLPESLSAHTLNPSILAYLDCDHGRKKRPLIRYIFSHFYGHFLLLGLLKLFADAMNMLFPIFLNRLLLYLENNDENVPKTTRGFTFATGLLICTLLNTVCISYFNFQMSKIALKIRTILIMMTYNKLLRCRKTQLMNQFDTGQILNLANTDVERVINLVPSLFQFISLPIQLIITIYLLYTEVQLVFISAIIFIVILIPINKLICDRIKKLSEKLMLWKDKRIRLMSECLKGIRTIKFHAWESIFFTRIQSLRLNEIKYLKYRKYLDALCVYFWATTPVIISSLVFTTYVWFNGDNQLTSSKVFTTLALLGMLIMPLNALPWILNGLIESLVSLRRLNRFYRLSEQNPDEDIEWINEHENILFQCNNCSFSYSNSDEQQQQQSFKLRDINVEIVKGKFIGITGRVGSGKSSLIKSMLNELNKINDDYGSGGSSTIRINQCCRHRGIGYVSQEPWIQDTTIRKNILFGKTFDMEFYNEIIDACELREDFQQFAHGDQTIVGNHGATLSGGQKSRITLARALYQNFSVYLADEPFASLDQQVARKIYQKCFLSILKNKSVILVTNHIEYLKDSFIIYYMDNGRITHSYLSADRLIDFDEMLDQSQQPDRNETDNEKMVVQQQQDQCEMNEELEEEREHGKIKFTVYIGYIYSIGYFLFTMIIVSICLMQITRSASDFWLSIWTSSTKQNEQQSNGSSSTMFYLFIFIAIGIGNSIITLIRAFLFAYGGVQAAINVHDQLLESLFQTSTLLFDLVSFGILINRFSSDMFNVDDALPFTLNIFLAQLSSLLIGLFVTIYGMPWISIVFIVLTIPYYMIQEYYRKTSRELKRISATTLSPIYSQLDDTIQGLTIIRSYRQNNRFKNEFYEKINIYNRVQYAINAIQQWLNLRLQMIGAIITCSVAFIAVYIHYYNRQQSINSSLIGLSLVYSLSLTNLLNGAFQAFTQTELDLISIERIRKLVEKLHDYKEENYSDDNPQIWDVSWPSEGNIRFNNVSMRYRNDLPLVLKNVSFEIGAGEHVAIIGRTGSGKSSLFQTLFRLVDIETGQIYVDGVDLKSINRKTIRSRIHIIPQDAFMFNGTIRDNLDPQHRYRDDEIWTALFDCKINILIDSLGGLDGQIDGENGMNLSIGQRHLFCLARAVLNKCKIICMDEIMANIDNETGKILDELIDTIFNQTTIVHIAHKLDSLRNYDRTIIMNDGMIC
- the LOC124494704 gene encoding uncharacterized protein LOC124494704; translation: MENCQKCGSQQFCEEDGFHYCEYCQTQSQGFAKEVATEEFVYELRTKEIRIKNNNNNNGKRKRKEQSDINRRGIRSSWTTFEAFNKIYIEFIRDFFRIIDINGLSFPLEMKHRFISIAMQLWFKYLRESEIAFTVDEHHHESKIRLHPFTRYRDNYLLANNNPSSSSSSMDADDEEIIIPYINLQARNKNKYTSNQSSYGNQYRYMKNEKSQTYENYRYFDDMDPENCGDPRQRMQANRSVNSSRIRTKKINELLLTNGISSTKFVSNSSDTFVNFINNQLSSSNNSFQNQDHHHHRISIKDEPSNDDDDKQFAMDEEQFKNMKKETMSNKSKYMDQHITFDYCKLVKNKHQSPLANDFINKQKILVFLYIVIRLFNFNIYLSDLIRWCTNGSIRYMNLFENFLNENETIMWMDKNHFIRYQYPDYKIILITLRNMIIHCNIDLATIPLPNIYSLIRRYIYDLNLPDGLMLLIRYRYGNFIEYYVHTSFIHANSKKSNLPYYEMVAIVPIILILRDLFNLNTTNDELSYYQFRYSKFANRLFVWNEWLYYSRIRFNLIKAFRLNMRLKNLDVLNLNETLFQSYRMWEFFRDIKIASKHPHERNCCQTRFELQELFEKLNFSNENFEWKTRIKQQQQQSKPSFYPLIDLTKEILDQISNNNDLHNVLNQNFRNKFITPYVCNDDYFNFHRRRPLRFHDNYRPFCPYQRQNARTLLSDSIRFLFDISSFITCVDVYGYIFMFSKAENFSQQN
- the mRpL13 gene encoding mitochondrial ribosomal protein L13, whose product is MLSTCFYEDDLNFVEIKNSEKNMSNLSPYQRVQQWMVFARQWWLFDAKQQDVFDAAQMIARYLHGRHKPIYDTEQDVGDHVVVMNAKHCSMPFDEWRYRYYFHHSHYSGGKKWTQAYELHQKDPNLIMYKAIYKACGNIGLKRHDLIAHLHIYPDENVPEHIMKNITDHIRQLRPVHKSIDEYSDDEIRNYPKIFDYSDDYTKK
- the mRpL33 gene encoding mitochondrial ribosomal protein L33 → MAKGGKSKFVMVLLESLISGHKVVAIRPRIKEEIQMLRYDPYVERHVVYKEIKKIKGAAH
- the LOC124494915 gene encoding N-alpha-acetyltransferase 30, encoding MNNDNSDDVNIVIKHNDDDEQSSSTMATMLTNEFDQIKISNTSMMKLYENPNNLHNDNDDDQLPESNSSSSSSQSSSIEYICYKNETQMPDIMRLIQKDLSEPYSIYTYRYFIHNWPQLCFLAMDQNVCIGAIVCKLDYKKRKILRGYIAMLAVDERYRKRKIGSNLVLKAINVMIELNADEVVLETEVTNRPALMLYENLGFIRDKRLFRYYLNGVDALRLKLWLK